One Candidatus Wallbacteria bacterium genomic window carries:
- a CDS encoding glycosyltransferase — translation MKIKPILLNTNDFSGGAARAVQRLHAGLQKVGIDSTLLVQKKSSAVSNTYGPRPGIERFISILRPYIDILPLAFYPSSLKYVWDIGWLPSLQFKRIKSFRPNIVNLHWITRGFIAINDLTRFKLPIVWTLHDSWPFTGGCHVPGECTNYRESCGHCFQLNSKKGSDLSRLIWEHKNRAWNNLKISVVTPSRWLANCAKESSLFRNRQIEVIANSLDLEVFYPEDRLLSRSKLKLPADKTILLFGAVKSLTDKNKGFDIFIKVINRLVHSELKDSFEVAIFGSKPNRTINEIKVPVHDFGLISSDETLRILYSAADVMCIPSRQESFGQTATESMACGTPVACFGGTGLLDIVDHQQSGYLADPYSDDSFCTGIKWLLRAERKKIAFNAIEKVRKEFEVKVIANKYRGLYEKILLSSKIRPE, via the coding sequence ATGAAAATCAAGCCTATATTACTTAATACAAACGACTTTTCGGGCGGAGCTGCCAGAGCTGTGCAGAGATTGCATGCTGGTCTACAAAAAGTAGGTATAGATTCGACATTATTGGTTCAAAAAAAAAGCAGTGCTGTAAGCAATACTTATGGCCCGAGGCCTGGCATTGAAAGATTTATCAGCATACTCCGTCCATATATTGATATTTTACCCTTGGCATTTTATCCATCATCTTTAAAATATGTGTGGGATATTGGATGGCTTCCGTCATTACAATTTAAAAGAATTAAAAGCTTCAGACCCAATATTGTGAATCTACATTGGATTACCCGTGGATTTATTGCCATTAATGACTTGACGAGATTTAAACTTCCCATAGTATGGACATTGCATGATTCCTGGCCTTTTACTGGAGGATGCCATGTGCCAGGGGAATGCACAAATTACAGAGAATCCTGCGGACACTGCTTTCAACTTAATTCAAAGAAAGGCAGCGATCTGAGCAGGTTGATCTGGGAGCATAAAAATAGAGCCTGGAACAATTTGAAAATCTCTGTTGTTACACCCAGCAGATGGCTGGCGAATTGCGCGAAGGAAAGTTCACTGTTTCGAAACAGACAAATTGAAGTAATTGCAAACAGCCTTGATCTGGAAGTGTTTTATCCTGAGGACAGATTACTTTCCAGGTCTAAATTGAAACTTCCTGCTGATAAGACCATTTTGTTGTTTGGAGCTGTAAAGAGTCTTACGGATAAAAATAAAGGGTTCGACATATTTATAAAGGTAATTAACAGATTAGTTCATTCTGAACTGAAAGACAGCTTTGAAGTGGCAATTTTTGGGTCTAAACCAAACAGGACCATCAATGAGATAAAAGTTCCAGTACATGACTTCGGGTTAATTTCCAGTGATGAAACCTTGAGAATTCTTTATTCTGCTGCAGATGTGATGTGCATACCGTCAAGGCAGGAATCTTTTGGACAGACAGCTACTGAATCCATGGCTTGCGGTACACCAGTCGCATGCTTTGGCGGCACTGGTCTGCTGGATATAGTGGATCACCAGCAGAGCGGCTATCTTGCTGATCCTTATTCTGATGATAGCTTTTGCACTGGAATTAAATGGTTGTTAAGAGCAGAACGTAAGAAAATAGCCTTTAATGCAATTGAAAAGGTCAGAAAGGAATTTGAAGTAAAGGTAATCGCCAATAAATACAGAGGATTGTATGAAAAAATTCTGCTTTCAAGTAAAATAAGGCCAGAATGA
- a CDS encoding glycosyltransferase family 2 protein: protein MKISIITACFNSHDYIQQCLTSVQSQNHQNIEHIIIDGGSTDGTLRIIEQNRSRDSIVVSERDDGIYHALNKGISLATGDIIGFLHSDDLYNDQNVITDVCDEFVKSDPDSLFGDLIYVSRQNHNKVLRYWKSGEFRKGSFKWGWMPPHPTFFVKKEVYNKYGDFDTRLRIAADYEIMLRFLEKIKISTSYIPKTLVKMRIGGESNRNLKNIFLKSREDFRAWRINGLRCNFYTIFLKNILKLEQFIHFGGNNYESE from the coding sequence ATGAAGATATCCATTATTACAGCCTGTTTTAACAGCCACGACTATATTCAACAGTGTTTGACCAGTGTTCAGAGTCAAAACCATCAGAATATTGAGCATATTATCATTGATGGTGGATCGACTGATGGGACTCTGAGAATAATTGAACAGAACAGGAGCAGAGACAGTATCGTAGTCTCGGAGAGGGATGATGGAATTTATCATGCACTGAACAAGGGAATTTCACTGGCAACTGGAGACATCATTGGTTTTCTGCATTCCGACGACCTGTACAATGATCAGAATGTAATAACTGATGTGTGTGATGAATTTGTTAAATCTGATCCAGACAGTTTATTTGGCGATCTGATTTATGTGTCGCGTCAGAATCATAATAAAGTGCTCAGATACTGGAAATCCGGTGAATTCAGGAAAGGTAGTTTTAAATGGGGCTGGATGCCGCCGCACCCGACCTTTTTTGTTAAAAAAGAAGTCTATAATAAATATGGCGATTTTGATACAAGACTGAGAATCGCTGCAGATTATGAGATTATGCTCAGATTCCTTGAAAAAATTAAGATTTCTACTTCCTATATCCCCAAGACATTAGTTAAAATGAGAATTGGCGGGGAAAGCAACAGAAATTTGAAAAATATTTTCTTAAAAAGCAGAGAAGATTTTCGAGCCTGGCGTATTAATGGACTTAGATGCAATTTTTATACGATATTTTTGAAAAATATATTAAAATTGGAGCAATTTATCCATTTTGGAGGGAACAATTATGAATCAGAATGA
- a CDS encoding Wzz/FepE/Etk N-terminal domain-containing protein, whose amino-acid sequence MNQNDQHDMIDLKILYKVVINKKKILFTTVLLFTIVGLIYIFNTKKVFQASASILLPSKPKVMNSLAANDNFLSIFNNTNDSGSSNFKAFLLSRPVLDKLVEVVVEETKSKMKWPLGPSFRYKIKEFFGWPEYDVEMFRSKVRENLKLSLNVEERQDVSNVLEISFNDNDGARAENFLQLLLSASFSRMELLRLGKTQGKIDFIGKRIEEWYENLLKAEENYRKFQDNYGYFILDRESSGLISTIAKYTTEIQSLKLSIELNNLKIKEYKESLPKMEKERISSREDVKNPSIDTLRQQLTDSQLNLSSMLNSDFKENNPRVTDLKEKINLLKAQMKKEVEKIYSSTTVVNNPISQGLFDGVIQAELDNRLSEATIGVYQRILNETEEKNKSLPMRNQEFFRISRDRKTAEDLYMMFKKSLEEAKIDQQNDLKIEQVLEEPYLNPSPIKPNFTKYLFAFTAVGCLFGYIIVFLLYFFEGHVSEVNLRSILPKARFLQSTDFTKLFGSIMCGSNEGQRTLILLSNDEISLDKLKCGFNDKFTIISDSSKPEDLSNNCFIVRNAVENVNWYPLINGSNKIVIPFSEDKSKFKDAEFLSQILGELENVTVILETI is encoded by the coding sequence ATGAATCAGAATGATCAGCATGACATGATAGATTTAAAAATATTGTATAAGGTAGTAATTAATAAGAAAAAGATATTATTTACCACAGTTTTATTGTTTACAATAGTTGGTTTGATTTATATTTTTAACACAAAAAAAGTTTTTCAGGCAAGTGCTTCAATTTTGTTACCATCTAAACCTAAAGTTATGAATTCATTGGCTGCTAATGACAATTTTCTTTCTATTTTTAATAACACGAATGACTCGGGCAGCAGTAATTTCAAGGCTTTTTTATTATCGAGACCAGTTCTTGATAAGTTGGTTGAAGTTGTAGTGGAAGAGACGAAATCAAAGATGAAATGGCCTTTAGGTCCCTCTTTCAGATATAAAATCAAGGAATTTTTTGGCTGGCCAGAATATGATGTTGAAATGTTTCGAAGTAAAGTAAGAGAAAACCTGAAACTTTCACTAAATGTCGAAGAACGACAAGATGTCTCAAATGTGTTGGAGATTTCCTTTAACGACAATGATGGTGCAAGAGCGGAGAATTTTTTACAATTATTATTATCTGCTTCTTTTTCGAGGATGGAATTACTAAGATTAGGAAAAACACAGGGTAAAATTGATTTTATTGGTAAAAGGATCGAGGAATGGTATGAAAATCTTTTAAAGGCGGAAGAAAACTATCGAAAGTTTCAAGATAATTATGGTTATTTTATCCTGGATCGTGAAAGTAGTGGCCTTATCTCTACAATAGCTAAATATACAACTGAAATCCAGAGCTTAAAACTGAGTATTGAGCTGAATAATCTTAAAATAAAAGAGTACAAAGAGTCTTTACCAAAAATGGAGAAGGAAAGAATTTCCTCCCGAGAAGATGTAAAAAATCCGAGTATAGACACTTTAAGACAGCAACTTACAGACTCTCAATTAAACCTGAGTTCAATGTTAAATTCTGATTTCAAAGAAAATAATCCTAGGGTTACTGATTTGAAAGAGAAAATTAACCTACTGAAAGCACAGATGAAAAAGGAAGTGGAAAAAATCTATTCGAGCACAACAGTTGTGAATAATCCCATTTCACAAGGATTATTTGATGGCGTCATACAAGCTGAGTTGGACAACAGATTGTCTGAAGCTACGATTGGGGTATATCAGCGGATTCTGAATGAAACAGAAGAAAAAAATAAATCCTTACCTATGAGAAACCAGGAATTTTTTAGAATTTCCAGGGATCGCAAGACTGCGGAAGACCTTTACATGATGTTCAAGAAAAGTCTGGAAGAAGCAAAGATTGATCAACAAAACGACCTGAAAATCGAACAGGTGCTGGAAGAACCGTATTTAAATCCCAGTCCAATTAAACCAAATTTTACAAAGTACTTATTTGCTTTCACTGCTGTTGGTTGTCTATTTGGGTATATCATAGTATTTCTGCTTTATTTTTTTGAAGGTCATGTTTCTGAAGTAAATTTAAGATCTATACTCCCTAAGGCCAGATTTTTACAATCTACAGATTTCACAAAACTGTTTGGCAGTATCATGTGTGGTAGCAATGAAGGTCAACGGACTCTGATACTTCTATCGAACGATGAAATATCTCTAGACAAACTTAAATGCGGATTTAATGACAAATTTACAATAATATCTGATTCCTCAAAACCTGAAGATCTATCCAACAATTGTTTCATTGTAAGGAATGCTGTTGAGAATGTAAACTGGTATCCATTGATTAACGGATCAAACAAAATCGTCATTCCTTTCTCTGAGGATAAATCGAAGTTTAAAGATGCTGAGTTTCTTTCTCAAATTCTTGGGGAACTTGAAAATGTAACTGTGATACTTGAAACAATCTGA
- a CDS encoding radical SAM protein: MKVLLINPPSGREILCNNPRIVKEEVGCFPPLGLLYLGTILKNRGYLVSVLDAQVEKLTYQEIGKFIREYKPDVTGIIVMTFTLLDVLDTCRLVKKEAPSSRLVLGGPHVYIYPREAMYTTGADYAIMGEGEFSFPMLLENLDNFKELPRIPGLVYREGSDIRFGADPEFIEDLDSIPIPDRTLTPFRKYSSLLSINNPVTTMFTSRGCPYRCSFCDRPHLGKRFRAHSAGYVISEMEACERLGIKEILVYDDTFTIDRKRVIDVCMGYLERGLTIVWSIRSRVNTVDCEMLSFLKRANCQHIHFGVEAGTSKILHVLNKDITKEQALKAFRTSKQLGIETLAYFMIGAPSETEQDIRATFRFARQLAPDFMHLTILTPFPGTEIYRMGIERGLFPDFYQAFAADPRDSFTPRFWDAEIRESRLKELVLEGYKKFYFRPSYILSRLLRLKNARELWKKARAALKLFLWK, translated from the coding sequence CCTGAAGAATCGGGGCTATTTAGTTTCTGTGCTTGATGCCCAGGTCGAAAAACTCACCTACCAAGAGATCGGGAAATTCATCAGAGAATACAAACCCGATGTCACAGGGATAATAGTGATGACATTCACGCTGCTTGACGTACTGGATACCTGCAGACTCGTGAAAAAAGAAGCTCCTTCCAGCAGGCTCGTGCTGGGTGGGCCGCATGTCTATATCTATCCGCGGGAGGCAATGTATACTACAGGTGCGGATTATGCAATAATGGGAGAGGGCGAATTCTCGTTTCCCATGCTTCTCGAGAATCTCGACAACTTTAAAGAATTACCCCGAATACCCGGTCTGGTCTATCGAGAGGGTAGCGACATCCGCTTTGGGGCAGATCCTGAATTCATCGAAGACCTGGACAGCATTCCAATCCCGGACCGCACCCTTACCCCTTTCCGCAAATATTCCTCCCTCCTGTCGATCAACAATCCTGTGACCACCATGTTCACCTCCCGCGGCTGTCCCTATCGGTGCAGCTTCTGTGACAGACCGCATCTGGGCAAGCGCTTTAGAGCTCACAGCGCTGGATACGTGATTTCGGAAATGGAAGCCTGTGAACGCCTCGGAATCAAAGAAATTCTTGTCTACGATGATACTTTCACGATCGACAGAAAACGAGTGATCGATGTCTGCATGGGCTATCTGGAACGCGGCCTTACCATTGTCTGGAGTATCAGGTCCAGGGTGAACACTGTAGATTGTGAGATGCTTTCCTTTCTGAAAAGAGCCAACTGTCAACACATTCATTTCGGAGTTGAAGCCGGTACCAGCAAGATACTGCATGTACTCAACAAGGACATTACTAAGGAGCAAGCGCTTAAAGCGTTCAGAACTTCGAAACAGCTGGGAATTGAGACTCTGGCCTATTTCATGATCGGAGCCCCGTCAGAAACCGAGCAAGACATCCGCGCCACTTTCCGCTTCGCACGCCAACTGGCCCCGGATTTTATGCATCTGACAATACTCACACCGTTCCCAGGTACAGAAATTTACAGGATGGGGATTGAAAGAGGACTATTCCCTGACTTTTACCAAGCTTTTGCAGCTGATCCCCGAGATTCATTCACACCCAGATTCTGGGATGCAGAAATCCGGGAAAGCCGACTGAAAGAATTGGTGCTCGAAGGCTATAAAAAATTCTATTTCCGTCCCTCATACATTCTAAGTCGCCTGCTGCGTCTCAAAAATGCCAGAGAACTCTGGAAAAAGGCCAGAGCCGCACTCAAGCTGTTTCTATGGAAATAG